A single region of the Geobacillus subterraneus genome encodes:
- a CDS encoding DUF554 domain-containing protein has translation MVLLGTIVNGISIVVGALIGIWFHRIPERVKETVMGGIGLAVALLGIQMGMKSEQFLVVIFSLVFGGILGEIWNWEEKLNRLGQWLEKKVGGNGEGSIAKGFVSATLLFVIGAMAIVGALDSGLRGDHSVLYTKSILDGFASVILTTTLGIGVMFSALPVVIYEGGIALLATQIERFVPKEVLDSFIAESTATGGILIIAIGLNMLGLTNIRVANLLPSILVTAAAVFLLSLA, from the coding sequence ATGGTATTGCTAGGAACGATTGTCAACGGGATAAGCATTGTTGTCGGGGCTTTGATCGGGATATGGTTTCACCGAATTCCCGAACGGGTAAAAGAGACGGTAATGGGAGGCATCGGGCTGGCGGTAGCGCTTCTTGGCATTCAGATGGGAATGAAAAGCGAGCAGTTTCTCGTCGTCATTTTCAGTCTCGTTTTCGGCGGCATTCTCGGGGAGATTTGGAACTGGGAAGAAAAGCTGAACCGGCTCGGCCAATGGCTCGAGAAAAAAGTTGGCGGCAACGGGGAAGGAAGCATTGCGAAAGGGTTTGTCAGCGCGACGTTGTTATTTGTCATCGGTGCGATGGCGATTGTCGGGGCGCTCGACAGCGGGTTGCGCGGCGATCATAGCGTCTTGTATACGAAATCGATTTTGGACGGCTTTGCGAGCGTCATTTTGACGACGACGCTTGGCATCGGCGTCATGTTCTCTGCGCTGCCCGTGGTCATATACGAAGGCGGCATCGCTTTATTGGCGACGCAAATCGAGCGGTTTGTGCCAAAGGAAGTGTTAGATTCGTTCATCGCTGAATCGACAGCGACCGGGGGAATTTTAATTATAGCCATCGGACTGAACATGCTCGGTTTGACGAACATTCGTGTGGCCAATTTGCTTCCGAGCATTCTTGTAACGGCGGCAGCTGTTTTCCTTCTTTCGCTCGCTTAG
- the yyaC gene encoding spore protease YyaC — MSIPSIFFSSKEERDRVFYDEQGAASSIAWRIASLLPDPLVQPVAIVCIGTDRSTGDSLGPLVGTMLKEKPLTRFHVYGTLEEPIHAVNLEEKVGAIQLIHRDPFMIAVDACLGRLKSVGAITVAKGPVRPGAGVNKQLLPVGDAHITGVVNVSGFMEFFVLQNTRLHLVMNMAKTIANGIYEAERHLIRKERLAAHPLPKDRHSLW; from the coding sequence ATGAGCATACCGTCGATATTTTTCTCTTCCAAAGAGGAAAGAGATCGCGTTTTTTACGATGAACAAGGGGCGGCGTCCTCGATCGCCTGGCGGATCGCCTCGCTGCTTCCGGATCCGCTCGTCCAGCCGGTCGCCATCGTCTGCATCGGCACAGATCGTTCGACCGGCGATTCACTCGGACCGCTTGTCGGCACGATGCTGAAAGAGAAGCCATTGACCCGCTTTCACGTATACGGAACGCTTGAGGAACCGATCCACGCCGTCAACCTAGAAGAAAAAGTAGGAGCCATTCAGCTCATTCATCGCGATCCGTTTATGATCGCGGTCGATGCTTGCCTCGGGCGGCTGAAAAGCGTCGGCGCCATCACCGTCGCCAAAGGGCCGGTTCGCCCCGGAGCCGGGGTGAATAAGCAGCTTCTTCCCGTCGGCGACGCCCATATTACCGGAGTAGTGAATGTGAGCGGATTTATGGAATTTTTCGTCCTGCAAAATACGCGCCTTCATCTCGTCATGAATATGGCCAAAACGATCGCCAACGGCATTTATGAGGCGGAGCGGCATCTCATCCGAAAGGAGCGGCTCGCCGCCCATCCGCTTCCAAAAGACCGCCATTCATTATGGTAG